The Astatotilapia calliptera chromosome 2, fAstCal1.2, whole genome shotgun sequence genome includes a window with the following:
- the LOC113008908 gene encoding uncharacterized protein LOC113008908 produces the protein MASPQWSTSMLLASLILLLYWTTSSARSHDSTSTDLSALDRFKRILPENTNDKTEKGLSVVKDSLSVMKDVVDYIGTDNITGVLKGISGFASLAPGIGSLVSSIIMLVLTFVPQRDPLKEGFAEVNRKLDSLSLQISNLATDVEWFNYASVYSQDEVRILNAWKKFEEFRENSGLVKTAEDKLRLAEIFTNYYENTAVEASVANLYHYLTVSSTSLSGNINDLLKKKFKCSIREIGKYNIYFSSLLWRGMVLNQLYWNLVGFNPSGKEAEQTKMFKTVSKAQISAVKFCLDNYKKYMKKDVEEIGKAMNPDDKTSIADQVKKALDNKYNWYNWVVLVYNTDQEQNYIYRYNMTNVPVGKITVAVDYTQKTNEERKDVKNQLISCYKEKLIAAVPDFATKRMLCEDIKHKKLCSHKVAGVPVTEFIKVMYSSYSTANDFVVNPNALQSFSCNWGILQPYNIHLYYSKSLPVCDPDPCKNKGVCERLLDSNEWLCNCPDRYHGDRCEKDSEIRRSPVAKVEHPVPDISTLKITLDKILKRLN, from the coding sequence ATGGCGTCTCCACAGTGGTCTACCTCCATGCTGTTGGCTTCACTGATCCTCCTTCTTTACTGGACGACCTCCTCTGCTCGGTCACATGACTCCACCTCCACCGACCTCTCAGCCCTCGACAGGTTCAAGAGAATCCTGCCTGAAAACACCaatgacaaaacagaaaaaggccTAAGTGTTGTAAAAGACTCTCTAAGTGTAATGAAAGATGTGGTGGATTACATTGGAACTGACAATATAACAGGTGTGTTGAAGGGGATCTCTGGCTTTGCCAGCTTGGCACCTGGCATCGGATCTCTTGTCTCTTCAATCATTATGTTGGTCTTGACATTTGTCCCTCAGCGTGACCCGTTGAAGGAAGGGTTTGCTGAGGTGAACAGGAAACTggactctctctccctccagaTCTCCAACCTGGCAACAGATGTAGAATGGTTCAACTACGCCAGCGTCTATTCTCAAGATGAGGTCCGCATCCTCAACGCCTGGAAGAAGTTTGAAGAGTTCCGTGAGAACAGTGGGTTGGTAAAAACTGCTGAAGACAAACTCCGACTGGCAGAGATATTCACCAACTACTATGAGAACACAGCAGTTGAGGCCAGTGTGGCCAACCTCTACCATTACCTGACAGTCAGCAGCACGTCTCTCAGTGGAAACATCAACGACCTGCTGAAGAAGAAGTTTAAATGTAGCATCAGAGAGATCGGTAAATATAACATATATTTTAGCAGCTTGCTGTGGAGGGGGATGGTACTCAACCAGCTCTACTGGAATCTGGTTGGTTTTAACCCGTCAGGCAAAGAAGCTGAACAAACCAAGATGTTCAAGACTGTTTCCAAGGCTCAGATATCAGCTGTGAAATTCTGCCTGGACAACTACAAGAAGTACATGAAGAAGGATGTGGAGGAGATCGGAAAAGCAATGAATCCTGACGACAAAACCTCCATCGCTGATCAGGTGAAAAAGGCTCTGGACAACAAGTACAACTGGTATAACTGGGTGGTGCTGGTGTACAACACAGACCAGGAGCAAAACTACATCTATAGATATAATATGACAAATGTCCCTGTGGGTAAGATCACTGTGGCTGTAGACTATACTCAGAAAACAAACGAAGAAAGAAAAGACGTTAAGAATCAGTTGATTTCTTGTTACAAGGAGAAATTGATTGCTGCTGTTCCAGATTTTGCAACAAAAAGGATGCTGTGTGAGgatattaaacataaaaaactgtGCAGTCATAAGGTGGCTGGTGTTCCTGTCACAGAGTTTATCAAAGTGATGTACAGCAGCTATTCAACTGCTAATGACTTTGTTGTAAACCCAAATGCCCTGCAGAGTTTCAGCTGTAATTGGGGCATTTTACAACCATACAACATCCACCTCTATTACTCCAAATCCTTACCCGTCTGTGACCCTGATCCCTGTAAGAACAAAGGAGTGTGTGAGAGGCTGCTGGACTCCAATGAATGGCTGTGTAACTGCCCAGATCGTTACCATGGAGACAGATGTGAAAAGGATTCTGAAATCCGCAGGAGCCCAGTGGCCAAAGTAGAACATCCTGTGCCTGATATCAGCACCCTGAAAATCACGCTGGACAAGATTCTCAAGAGACTTAATTAG